A single Pan troglodytes isolate AG18354 chromosome 19, NHGRI_mPanTro3-v2.0_pri, whole genome shotgun sequence DNA region contains:
- the OTOP3 gene encoding proton channel OTOP3, translated as MGRGARAAAAQSRWGRASRASVSPGRTIRSAPAVGEAQETEAAPEKENRVDVGAEERAAATRPRQKSWLVRHFSLLLRRDRQAQKAGQLFSGLLALNVVFLGGAFICSMIFNKVAVTLGDVWILLATLKVLSLLWLLYYVASTTRRPHAVLYQDPHAGPLWVRGSLVLFGSCTFCLNIFRVGYDVSHIRCKSQLDLVFPVIEMVFIGVQTWVLWKHCKDCVRVQTNFTRCGLMLTLATNLLLWVLAVTNDSMHREIEAELGVLMEKSTGNETNTCLCLNATACEAFRRGFLMLYPFSTEYCLICCAVLFVMWKNVGRRVAPHMGAHPGTAPFHLHGAIFGPLLGLLVLLAGVCIFVLFQIEASGPAIARQYFTLYYAFYVAVLPTMSLACLAGTAIHGLEERELDTVKNPTRSLDVVLLMGAALGQMGIAYFSIVAIVAKRPHELLNRLILAYSLLLILQHIAQNLFIIEGLHRRPLWETVPEGLAGKQEAEPPRRGSLLELGQGLQRASLAYIHSYSHLNWKRRALKEISLFLILCNITLWMMPAFGIHPEFENGLEKDFYGYQIWFAIVNFGLPLGVFYRMHSVGGLVEVYLGA; from the exons AAGCACAGGAGACTGAAGCAGCCCCGGAGAAGGAGAACCGAGTGGATGTGGGGGCCGAGGAGAGAGCGGCCGCCACCCGGCCCCGGCAGAAGTCCTGGCTGGTGAGGCATTTCTCTCTGCTGCTGCGGCGGGACCGGCAGGCCCAGAAGGCCGGACAACTCTTCTCGGGGCTCCTGGCCCTGAATGTGGTGTTCCTGGGTGGCGCCTTCATCTGCAGCATGATCTTCAACAAGGTGGCCGTCACTCTGGGTGACGTGTGGATCCTGCTGGCCACGCTGAAGGTCCTCTCCCTGCTCTGGCTTCTCTACTATGTGGCAAGCACCACCCGCCGACCACACGCCGTGCTCTACCAAGATCCCCACGCGGGGCCCCTCTGGGTGAGGG GTTCCCTAGTGCTCTTCGGCAGCTGCACCTTCTGCCTCAACATCTTCCGAGTGGGCTACGATGTGAGCCACATCCGCTGCAAGTCACAGCTGGACCTTGTCTTCCCTGTCATCGAGATGGTCTTCATCGGCGTCCAG ACCTGGGTGCTCTGGAAACACTGCAAAGACTGTGTTCGGGTCCAGACCAACTTCACTAG GTGTGGCCTGATGCTGACCCTGGCCACAAACCTGCTGCTGTGGGTTCTGGCCGTTACCAATGACTCCATGCACCGAGAGATCGAAGCTGAGCTTGGCGTCCTCATGGAAAAATCCACAG gcAATGAGACCAACACCTGTCTGTGCCTCAATGCCACCGCGTGTGAAGCTTTCCGGAGAGGCTTCCTGATGCTCTACCCCTTCAGCACTGAGTACTGCCTCatctgctgtgctgtgctgtttGTCATGTGGAAGAACGTGGGCCGCCGCGTGGCACCCCACATGGGTGCCCACCCTGGCACCGCACCCTTCCACCTGCACGGGGCCATCTTCGGGCCGCTGCTAGGCCTGCTGGTGCTGTTGGCAGGTGTGTGCATCTTTGTGCTCTTCCAAATCGAGGCCAGTGGCCCTGCCATTGCTCGCCAGTACTTCACCCTCTACTATGCCTTCTATGTGGCTGTGCTGCCCACCATGAGTCTGGCGTGCCTGGCGGGCACAGCCATACACGGGCTGGAGGAGAGAGAGCTGGACACGGTCAAGAACCCTACCCGCAGCCTGGATGTGGTGCTGCTAATGGGTGCTGCACTGGGCCAGATGGGCATCGCCTATTTCTCCATCGTGGCCATTGTGGCCAAGCGCCCGCATGAGCTGCTCAACCGCCTCATCCTGGCCTACTCACTGCTGCTCATCCTGCAGCACATCGCTCAGAACCTCTTCATCATCGAGGGCCTGCACCGGCGCCCACTCTGGGAGACAGTTCCCGAGGGCCTGGCAGGAAAGCAGGAGGCTGAGCCTCCCCGCAGAGGCTCCTTGCTGGAGCTGGGCCAGGGCCTGCAGCGGGCCTCACTGGCCTACATCCACTCCTACAGCCACCTCAACTGGAAGCGGAGGGCACTCAAGGAGATCTCACTCTTCCTCATCCTCTGCAATATCACA CTGTGGATGATGCCTGCATTTGGCATACACCCGGAGTTTGAGAACGGGCTAGAAAAGGATTTCTACGGCTACCAGATATGGTTCGCCATCGTCAACTTCGGCCTGCCTCTAGGGGTCTTCTACCGCATGCACTCTGTGGGAGGCCTGGTGGAGGTCTACCTGGGGGCCTGA
- the HID1 gene encoding protein HID1 isoform X2 — protein sequence MGSTDSKLNFRKAVIQLTTKTQQGEEDDEHARPLAESLLLAIADLLFCPDFTVQSHRRSTVDSAEDVHSLDSCEYIWEAGVGFAHSPQPNYIHDMNRMELLKLLLTCFSEAMYLPPAPESGSTNPWVQFFCSTENRHALPLFTSLLNTVCAYDPVGYGIPYNHLLFSDYREPLVEEAAQVLIVTLDHDSASSASPTVDGTTTGTAMDDADPPGPENLFVNYLSRIHREEDFQFILKGIARLLSNPLLQTYLPNSTKKIQFHQELLVLFWKLCDFNKKFLFFVLKSSDVLDILVPILFFLNDARADQSRVGLMHIGVFILLLLSGERNFGVRLNKPYSIRVPMDIPVFTGTHADLLIVVFHKIITSGHQRLQPLFDCLLTIVVNVSPYLKSLSMVTANKLLHLLEAFSTTWFLFSAAQNHHLVFFLLEVFNNIIQYQFDGNSNLVYAIIRKRSIFHQLANLPTDPPTIHKALQRRRRTPEPLSRTGSQEGTSMEGSRPAAPAEPGTLKTSLVATPGIDKLTEKSQVSEDGTLRSLEPEPQQSLEDGSPAKGEPSQAWREQRRPSTSSVSGQWSPAPEWVLSWKSKLPLQTIMRLLQVLVPQVEKICIDKGLTDESEILRFLQHGTLVGLLPVPHPILIRKYQANSGTAMWFRTYMWGVIYLRNVDPPVWYDTDVKLFEIQRV from the exons CAGGGAGAAGAGGATGATGAGCATGCCAGGCCCCTGGCCGAGTCCCTGCTCCTGGCCATTGCTGACCTGCTCTTCTGCCCGGACTTCACGGTTCAGAGCCACCGGAGGAGCACTGTG GACTCGGCGGAGGACGTTCACTCCCTGGACAGCTGTGAATACATCTGGGAGGCTGGTGTGGGCTTCGCTCACTCCCCCCAGCCTAACTACATCCACGATATGAACCG GATGGAGCTGCTGAAACTGCTGCTGACATGCTTCTCCGAGGCCATGTACCTGCCCCCAGCTCCGGAAAGTGGCAGCACCAACCCATGGGTTCAGTTCTTTTGTTCCACGGAGAACAG ACATGCCCTGCCCCTCTTCACCTCCCTCCTCAACACCGTCTGTGCCTATGACCCTGTGGGCTACGGGATCCCCTACAACCACCTGCTCTTCTCTGACTACCGGGAACCCCTGGTGGAGGAGGCTGCCCAGGTGCTCATTGTCACTTTGGACCACGACAGCGCCAGCAGTGCCAGCCCCACTGTGGACGGCACCACCACTGGCACAGCCATGGATGATGCCGAT CCTCCAGGCCCTGAGAACCTGTTTGTGAACTACCTGTCCCGCATCCATCGTGAGGAG GACTTCCAGTTCATCCTCAAGGGTATAGCCCGGCTGCTGTCCAACCCCCTGCTCCAGACCTACCTGCCTAACTCCACCAAGAAGATCCAGTTCCACCAGGAGCTGCTAGTTCTCTTCTGGAAGCTCTGCGACTTCAACAAG AAATTCCTCTTCTTCGTGCTGAAGAGCAGCGACGTCCTAGACATCCTTGTCCCCATCCTCTTCTTCCTCAACGATGCCCGGGCCGATCAGT CTCGGGTGGGCCTGATGCACATTGGCGTCTTCATCTTGCTGCTTCTGAGCGGGGAGCGGAACTTCGGGGTGCGGCTGAACAAGCCCTACTCAATCCGCGTGCCCATGGACATCCCAGTCTTCACAGGGACCCACGCCGACCTGCTCATTGTG GTGTTCCACAAGATCATCACCAGCGGGCACCAGCGGCTGCAGCCCCTCTTCGACTGCCTGCTCACCATCGTGGTCAACG TGTCCCCCTACCTCAAGAGCCTGTCCATGGTGACCGCCAACAAGTTGCTGCACCTGCTGGAGGCCTTCTCCACCACCTGGTTCCTCTTCTCTGCCGCCCAGAACCACCACCTGGTCTTCTTCCTCCTGGAGGTCTTCAACAACATCATCCAGTACCAGTTTGATG GCAACTCCAACCTGGTCTACGCCATCATCCGCAAGCGCAGCATCTTCCACCAGCTGGCCAACCTGCCCACGGACCCGCCCACCATTCACAAGGCCCTGCAGCGGCGCCGGCGGACACCCGAGCCCTTGTCTCGCACCGGCTCCCAGGAGGGCACCTCCATGGAGGGCTCCCGCCCCGCTGCCCCTGCAGAGCCAGGCACCCTTAAGACCAGTCTGGTGGCTACTCCAG GCATTGACAAGCTGACCGAGAAGTCCCAGGTGTCAGAGGATGGCACCTTGCGGTCCCTGGAACCTGAGCCCCAGCAGAGCTTGGAGGATGGCAGCCCAGCCAAGGGG GAGCCCAGCCAGGCGTGGAGGGAGCAGCGGCGACCGTCCACCTCATCAGTCAGTGGACAGTGGAGCCCAGCGCCAGAGTGG GTCCTCTCCTGGAAGTCGAAGCTGCCGCTGCAGACCATCATGAGGCTGCTGCAGGTGCTGGTTCCGCAGGTGGAGAAGATCTGCATCGACAA GGGCCTGACGGATGAGTCTGAGATCCTGCGGTTCCTGCAGCATGGCACCCTGGTGGGGCTGCTGCCCGTGCCCCACCCCATCCTCATCCGCAAGTACCAGGCCAACTCGGGCACTGCCATGTGGTTCCGCACCTACATGTGGGGCGTCATCTATCTGAG GAATGTGGACCCCCCTGTCTGGTACGACACCGACGTGAAGCTGTTTGAGATACAGCGGGTGTGA